ATTAAACGACTTAAGAAGGCTTTGCTTTTTTGAGTTTGTAAACTGTCTTCAATTTGTAGCTGAAGATTCAATCCATTTGAATTTACTTTTAATACTCGATAAGTAATACGGCTTAATGGTGTATTTTTATCAAGACTTTGCAGTTCATTAAACGTTATTTTTACGTCAGATTTTTTGGTTAGTAAAGCGGGTTTATCGAGCAGTATCGACAAACCATTGATTGAAATATCTTGAGTTCTTCCTTTGATTTCACCAATTGTAGGATGAGTAAGAGTAATTAAGGTTTCGTAATTAAATCTTGGTTCAGTTCTACGAGGAGTGGAATCGTAATATAACGCAGGATCTTGAGCCATTGGCACTAAAGAATGGCGGTATGGATTTAGCACCTTTGCTTCAAGGCTTGGCTTTTCTGTTAATAAGTAATCTTTCTGAGTATCAGGTAAACTGAGTTCAGTTAAGATCCCCATATGCGTTAAAGTAGCCAGTACTTTTTCCATTTCAGGAGCGACGGTTAATAAGCGTTCTTTGTCACCTTTTTCTAATTCGAAAAGAGAAAGACGAATGACTTTCCAGCTTTTTCTTTTGGCTCCCACATGCCAAAAGAGTTGGCGTTCTTGTTGAGTGGCTTCTGATGACATCATGGAGTAGAAGAGTTCTTTATCTTCATGATCGTGTTTAAAGCTATAAAAATGAGTACGACTGGCTCTTAACCCTGGCTTGGTTAAAAACTGCATACGCTCTGATTTAAATAAATGATGAATTACAGGCTGATTTTTTTCATCGTGCCAGTGCTTCCAAAGTGATTCATTGTGATCCGTAATAACGGCATACTTCAAGGTATCCCCAGAAAAGAAAAGAGGGATATTAGTAGTATGTTTTAAAAAACAGTGCTCATAGCCCTGTGTACGAGCTCGAACTATTTGATCTTTTTGATCATGTACAGTGCGTCGTTTATTTTTATTTAGTTTTTCTTCAATAGCTTGAGCAATAACATCGTGGTTTGATTCCATTTTTAATCGTAACCATCGATAACTATCACTTTCTTCACTGTCATGAATACCAAGAATACGGTAAGGGAAGTCGCCGTTGAGTTCTTTTATACCCGTATCTTTTGCAAGGTTAGGGAAGCTAACTTGTATGATTTGTCCTAAACCATATTCAAAAGCAGTAGGCACTTTAATTCGAGCACCAGAAGAAGAAAGATCGCTACTTGTACCATGGATTAAATTTCCATTAGGTAGCAGTACTGTGACTTGTGTTGACATGCGCAGACGGTTTTCACTACGGGTTAGATAGTGCCCAAATCGAATTAATTTGGCTTTGAATAGATTGCTTTCGTCTTTATCATCAGTCGCTGTTAATTGTTCTTTATTTTTATGAAGAACACGGAAGTTATTACGTGTATTGGTTAATGCTTCCCATACACCAACAGTATAGCTACCGAAGCGCTCAATACTTTTGTGATAGGTATTAATTGCAACATCATCAAGCCAATGAGTGTATCCATCCAGTTCATATTGGTGACACTGGCCTTTTACTCGACCTCGTAAATCAATATGTTTGGTGCAAGGTGCCATGATGCGTTTTAATTCAATTTTTACAATTAAATGCACAGATGGATGTTCATGAGACATAACTTGTTCGCAAACCAGATTAAAATCAGGTTCACCAAATACGGGAATAAGTTGTTCTACGTAGCTTTGATATTCTTCTTGCTGCATGATTTCTGGTACAGTAATAACAATCTAGTGGGTTTATCGGCAGAATTGCTCGTTTATTTAACAATGATACGTTAAATAGTTATAACCCATCACTTTTATTTGATTTATATGTCGGTGATATATGGCAAAAGCAAAACGCGCCTACGTTTGTAATGATTGTGGGGCAGACTTCCCTCGTTGGCAAGGACAGTGTAATGCTTGTGGGGCATGGAACACGATTACAGAGGTTCGTTTGGCTGCTTCTCCACAAGTTGCTCGTAATGAACGTTTATCTGGTGGTTATGCAGGTTCCACTACAGACTCTGAAGTTCAAACTCTATCGAGTATTGATTTACAAGAAGTTCCTCGATTCAGTAGTTCGTTTAAAGAGTTTGACCGTGTTCTCGGTGGTGGCATTGTTCCTGGGGCTGCAATTTTGATTGGTGGTAATCCAGGCGCTGGTAAATCTACTTTACTTTTGCAAACCATGTGTCGTTTGGCTGCTGAAATGCCAACATTATATGTTACTGGTGAAGAATCGTTACAGCAGGTAGCAATGCGAGCTTCTCGTCTTGGTTTGCCAAAAGATAATTTGAAAATGTTATCTGAAACCAATATAGACAAGATTTGTCAGGTTGCAGAGAAAGAACAGCCAAAAATAATGGTTATTGACTCTATTCAAGTAATGCATGTTGCAGACGTGCAATCATCACCGGGCAGCGTTGCGCAGGTTCGTGAGTCAGCAACCGCTTTAACTCGATATGCTAAGCAAAATAATGTAGCTATTTTCTTAGTGGGTCACGTAACCAAAGATGGTACTTTAGCTGGTCCTAAAGTATTGGAACATATTATTGACTGTTCTGTGTTACTTGACGGTAGTGCAGATAGTCGCTTTAGAACGCTTCGTAGTCATAAAAACCGTTTTGGAGCTGTTAATGAGCTTGGGGTTTTTGCTATGACAGGCCAAGGCTTAAAAGAAGTAAATAACCCATCAGCCATTTTCTTATCTCGTGGAGAAGAGGAAACCTCTGGTAGCTCAGTGATGGTTGTGTGGGAAGGAACACGACCGTTACTTGTAGAGATACAAGCTTTAGTCGATTACTCTCAACTTTCAAATCCTCGTCGAGTCTCTGTTGGCTT
The Aliivibrio fischeri ATCC 7744 = JCM 18803 = DSM 507 DNA segment above includes these coding regions:
- a CDS encoding PilZ domain-containing protein, which codes for MQQEEYQSYVEQLIPVFGEPDFNLVCEQVMSHEHPSVHLIVKIELKRIMAPCTKHIDLRGRVKGQCHQYELDGYTHWLDDVAINTYHKSIERFGSYTVGVWEALTNTRNNFRVLHKNKEQLTATDDKDESNLFKAKLIRFGHYLTRSENRLRMSTQVTVLLPNGNLIHGTSSDLSSSGARIKVPTAFEYGLGQIIQVSFPNLAKDTGIKELNGDFPYRILGIHDSEESDSYRWLRLKMESNHDVIAQAIEEKLNKNKRRTVHDQKDQIVRARTQGYEHCFLKHTTNIPLFFSGDTLKYAVITDHNESLWKHWHDEKNQPVIHHLFKSERMQFLTKPGLRASRTHFYSFKHDHEDKELFYSMMSSEATQQERQLFWHVGAKRKSWKVIRLSLFELEKGDKERLLTVAPEMEKVLATLTHMGILTELSLPDTQKDYLLTEKPSLEAKVLNPYRHSLVPMAQDPALYYDSTPRRTEPRFNYETLITLTHPTIGEIKGRTQDISINGLSILLDKPALLTKKSDVKITFNELQSLDKNTPLSRITYRVLKVNSNGLNLQLQIEDSLQTQKSKAFLSRLIQHNIERLPVDYEQLPSIDMLKIMHQLLLNKLTTTPFFIEKDNHKIKTRCIGVNFPLNRLNKIWLQLGNEQHLNLEPIFKSRVQQLLVNPLKTPANQRSHHHEIYIAVVIKDGKIKSVFTRMLQEFSSYNDRLTFIKKAKEHGEFLAIRVTTTAVKNALSTTSEVELSQLAQYAIHYARALEDELSSIVGCGEIADITDEVLIRLELG
- the radA gene encoding DNA repair protein RadA, which encodes MAKAKRAYVCNDCGADFPRWQGQCNACGAWNTITEVRLAASPQVARNERLSGGYAGSTTDSEVQTLSSIDLQEVPRFSSSFKEFDRVLGGGIVPGAAILIGGNPGAGKSTLLLQTMCRLAAEMPTLYVTGEESLQQVAMRASRLGLPKDNLKMLSETNIDKICQVAEKEQPKIMVIDSIQVMHVADVQSSPGSVAQVRESATALTRYAKQNNVAIFLVGHVTKDGTLAGPKVLEHIIDCSVLLDGSADSRFRTLRSHKNRFGAVNELGVFAMTGQGLKEVNNPSAIFLSRGEEETSGSSVMVVWEGTRPLLVEIQALVDYSQLSNPRRVSVGLDQNRLSMLLAVLHKHGGLQMADQDVFVNVVGGVKVAETSADLALIMALLSSFKDRPLAKDVVVFGEVGLAGEIRPVPSGQERLMEAYKHGFKKAIVPAANMPKGGIEGMQIHGVKKLSEAIDAFDEL